One Dreissena polymorpha isolate Duluth1 chromosome 9, UMN_Dpol_1.0, whole genome shotgun sequence genomic window carries:
- the LOC127845679 gene encoding enoyl-CoA delta isomerase 2-like isoform X1, which produces MAAPMVFRLSKRFSYTPKLIQRTLHTSYSAMGAYDAEFSKAKERLGALKEDPGNDVKLKIYALFKQATIGKCNAPKPGMLDMVGKYKWNAWNDLGNMSQDEAQKQYIQLVDSLAGTEPQPSTDSQSRADNKYKTLLVTNTAGVFSITLNRPAKKNALNIQMYEELIAALKEASVDNSVVIATLTGAGDYFCSGNDLSNFMNIDSKNIEAMAVKAGDLLERFVSAFIDFPKPLIALINGPAVGVSVTVLGLFDAVYASDRATFHTPFSQLGQSPEGCSSYTFPRLMGPAKANEMLLFNKKISAAEAFSRNLVTSVIPDDVFAKETQAKIDTISKLPRESMSYSKVLIRNAEKATLHSVNKEECRVLIGRWQSQECMNAIMSFFSSKTAKL; this is translated from the exons ATGGCTGCGCCCATGGTTTTTCGGTTGTCAAAGAG ATTCAGCTACACCCCAAAGCTTATTCAGAGGACCCTACACACCAGTTACTCAGCCATGGGAGCATATGATGCTGAGTTCAGCAAGGCAAAAGAACGCCTCGGTGCTTTAAAAGAGGATCCTGGAAATGATGTGAAACTCAAAATATATGCACTCTTTAAACAG GCGACAATTGGTAAATGCAATGCACCAAAGCCAGGGATGTTGGACATGGTAGGCAAATACAAATGGAATGCATGGAATGACCTGGGTAATATGTCTCAG GATGAGGCACAGAAGCAATACATACAACTGGTAGACTCCCTGGCTGGGACTGAACCTCAGCCAAGCACCGACTCCCAGTCAAGGGCAGACAACAAGTACAAGACCCTTCTCGTCACTAATACAGCAGGGGTATTCAGCATAACGCTCAACAGACCAGCCAAGAAAAATGCCTTAAATATTCAG ATGTATGAAGAACTCATAGCTGCCCTGAAGGAAGCTAGTGTGGACAATTCGGTTGTCATAGCAACTCTGACAG GTGCTGGCGACTACTTCTGCAGTGGCAATGACCTCAGTAACTTCATGAACATTGACTCCAAGAACATAGAAGCCATGGCTGTGAAAGCGGGAGATTTATTGGA GCGTTTTGTATCCGCATTTATAGACTTCCCGAAGCCTCTGATTGCCTTGATTAATGGCCCAGCAGTGGGGGTGTCAGTCACGGTACTGGGACTCTTTGATGCAGTGTATGCAAGTGATCGG GCAACGTTCCACACACCTTTCTCCCAGCTGGGCCAGTCCCCTGAGGGTTGCTCCTCATACACGTTCCCGCGGCTAATGGGCCCAGCTAAGGCCAATGAGATGCTTCTCTTTAATAAGAAGATCTCTGCTGCAGAGGCCTTTAGCAGGAACCTTGTCACCTCTGTGATACCTGACGATGTGTTTGCCAAGGAAACTCAAGCAAAGATTGACACAATTTCCAAGCTGCCCAGGGAG AGTATGAGCTACTCAAAGGTGTTGATCAGAAACGCGGAGAAGGCCACACTCCACTCTGTGAACAAGGAAGAGTGCCGTGTTCTGATTGGTCGTTGGCAGTCCCAGGAATGCATGAACGCCATTATGAGCTTCTTCTCCAGTAAAACAGCCAAGTTATAG
- the LOC127845679 gene encoding enoyl-CoA delta isomerase 2-like isoform X2 has translation MGAYDAEFSKAKERLGALKEDPGNDVKLKIYALFKQATIGKCNAPKPGMLDMVGKYKWNAWNDLGNMSQDEAQKQYIQLVDSLAGTEPQPSTDSQSRADNKYKTLLVTNTAGVFSITLNRPAKKNALNIQMYEELIAALKEASVDNSVVIATLTGAGDYFCSGNDLSNFMNIDSKNIEAMAVKAGDLLERFVSAFIDFPKPLIALINGPAVGVSVTVLGLFDAVYASDRATFHTPFSQLGQSPEGCSSYTFPRLMGPAKANEMLLFNKKISAAEAFSRNLVTSVIPDDVFAKETQAKIDTISKLPRESMSYSKVLIRNAEKATLHSVNKEECRVLIGRWQSQECMNAIMSFFSSKTAKL, from the exons ATGGGAGCATATGATGCTGAGTTCAGCAAGGCAAAAGAACGCCTCGGTGCTTTAAAAGAGGATCCTGGAAATGATGTGAAACTCAAAATATATGCACTCTTTAAACAG GCGACAATTGGTAAATGCAATGCACCAAAGCCAGGGATGTTGGACATGGTAGGCAAATACAAATGGAATGCATGGAATGACCTGGGTAATATGTCTCAG GATGAGGCACAGAAGCAATACATACAACTGGTAGACTCCCTGGCTGGGACTGAACCTCAGCCAAGCACCGACTCCCAGTCAAGGGCAGACAACAAGTACAAGACCCTTCTCGTCACTAATACAGCAGGGGTATTCAGCATAACGCTCAACAGACCAGCCAAGAAAAATGCCTTAAATATTCAG ATGTATGAAGAACTCATAGCTGCCCTGAAGGAAGCTAGTGTGGACAATTCGGTTGTCATAGCAACTCTGACAG GTGCTGGCGACTACTTCTGCAGTGGCAATGACCTCAGTAACTTCATGAACATTGACTCCAAGAACATAGAAGCCATGGCTGTGAAAGCGGGAGATTTATTGGA GCGTTTTGTATCCGCATTTATAGACTTCCCGAAGCCTCTGATTGCCTTGATTAATGGCCCAGCAGTGGGGGTGTCAGTCACGGTACTGGGACTCTTTGATGCAGTGTATGCAAGTGATCGG GCAACGTTCCACACACCTTTCTCCCAGCTGGGCCAGTCCCCTGAGGGTTGCTCCTCATACACGTTCCCGCGGCTAATGGGCCCAGCTAAGGCCAATGAGATGCTTCTCTTTAATAAGAAGATCTCTGCTGCAGAGGCCTTTAGCAGGAACCTTGTCACCTCTGTGATACCTGACGATGTGTTTGCCAAGGAAACTCAAGCAAAGATTGACACAATTTCCAAGCTGCCCAGGGAG AGTATGAGCTACTCAAAGGTGTTGATCAGAAACGCGGAGAAGGCCACACTCCACTCTGTGAACAAGGAAGAGTGCCGTGTTCTGATTGGTCGTTGGCAGTCCCAGGAATGCATGAACGCCATTATGAGCTTCTTCTCCAGTAAAACAGCCAAGTTATAG
- the LOC127845687 gene encoding iduronate 2-sulfatase-like, translating to MTLRYIRVNIDALVRKSLLLKKAYVQQALCSPSRTSFLTSRRPDTTHVYDLETYWRKVSGNFTTIPQYFKKHGRLTASIGKIFHPVGDSHDDAPFSWTDPYIMPRASRYEVSEISWMYLNDSQLLNDPLVDDKIAKAAVSALQNFATGGKYANRPFFLASIVTGTRSGSNSLTSSTGRIGQEITARNCTTTRRTPTRITTWRPTTRLQIL from the coding sequence ATGACCCTCAGATACATTCGCGTAAACATCGACGCTTTGGTGCGGAAAAGCCTCCTCCTGAAAAAGGCGTACGTACAGCAGGCGCTTTGTAGTCCGAGCCGCACGTCCTTCCTGACGTCACGTCGACCGGATACGACGCACGTTTACGACCTGGAAACGTACTGGCGCAAGGTGAGCGGGAACTTCACGACTATACCGCAGTACTTCAAAAAACACGGCAGGCTTACCGCCAGTATTGGGAAAATATTCCACCCTGTAGGTGACAGTCACGATGATGCCCCGTTTTCGTGGACGGATCCGTACATTATGCCGCGAGCGTCGAGATATGAAGTTAGCGAAATTAGTTGGATGTACCTGAACGATTCCCAGCTCTTGAACGACCCGCTTGTAGATGACAAAATCGCAAAGGCTGCAGTAAGTGCTCTGCAGAATTTTGCAACGGgtggcaaatacgcgaaccgacCGTTCTTTCTCGCTTCGATCGTTACCGGTACACGAAGTGGGTCGAATTCTCTTACCAGCTCCACAGGCCGGATTGGACAAGAAATCACGGCACGGAACTGTACGACCACCAGACGGACCCCGACGAGAATCACAACGTGGCGTCCGACCACGCGTTTGCAGATCTTGTGA